In Nocardia yunnanensis, one DNA window encodes the following:
- a CDS encoding WXG100 family type VII secretion target: MARRVDVTPEQLRGAAGQMAALRDRVDGIRANLEKALSAKGIAWGADSYGGTFADGDQGYLAAHRNLADGLAKTATTLGSYAGGQVEAADVLAHTDHRNGNCFR; the protein is encoded by the coding sequence GTGGCGCGGAGAGTCGATGTGACGCCGGAACAGTTGCGCGGAGCCGCCGGGCAGATGGCGGCATTGCGCGACCGGGTGGACGGCATCCGCGCGAACCTGGAAAAAGCGCTGTCCGCCAAGGGAATCGCGTGGGGCGCCGACAGTTATGGCGGCACGTTCGCCGACGGGGATCAGGGATATCTCGCCGCGCACCGCAACCTCGCCGATGGGCTGGCCAAGACAGCCACGACGCTGGGCTCGTACGCCGGCGGTCAAGTCGAGGCCGCGGATGTGCTGGCGCACACCGACCATCGCAATGGGAACTGCTTCCGGTAA
- a CDS encoding acyltransferase family protein has protein sequence MPISSTDHPTAPDRDRQDASAAPAPARAGAYRLDLDGLRGVAIALVVAFHIWAGRVSGGVDVFLVLSGFFFTGMLVRRADGGAVGVLNTVRRTLRRLLPAMVVVLAAVVVATVTLLPHTRWSDIAGQTVASLFYYQNWYLALSWSDYLAADPSVSPLQHLWSMSVQGQMYLALLLAVAGAAFALRRAGRPGRLRLVLAVLFAVVGVASFWHAADGVATQQGWNYYDTFARAWEPLAGALLALAAPYIRLPRAAREAFAWTGIAAIACCGWMVNGVLVFPGPAALIPVSATVALILAGAGRDTADQPLVNRVLATGPIVQLGGFAYALYLWHWPILIFYLGEQHQRRAGAIGGAVIIVVSLLLAYLTHHLVEEPLRERSKPATPAPGRLIDPARARLIAGVAVSTVGVLLLASTVAWQWNMGAKAHAVGELDPSKYPGAAALTDHAVVPRAPMRPTTEEAPADIAYPTRDGCISDFDTRAVVTCTYGDHEAHRTLAVVGNSHAEHWIPALQLLGEQYHFRVVVYLKMGCPLTVAEEPMYKGQHNPDCRDWSAEVIDRLGSEHPDFVFTTATRPSDNGGDETPQDYVDVWSALSDRNLQIIGIRDTPWLRRNGIRYRAIDCLASGGNRLDCGIKRADALSPENPAAAPAAAFPNLHLIDPNNAVCEPAVCAVVEGNILVYHDEHHLTASYARSLVPELGRELQPILGWW, from the coding sequence ATGCCGATATCCAGCACCGATCATCCGACCGCGCCGGACCGCGACCGCCAGGACGCCTCGGCCGCCCCCGCCCCCGCCCGCGCCGGCGCCTACCGCCTGGATCTGGACGGACTGCGCGGCGTGGCCATCGCCCTGGTGGTCGCCTTCCACATCTGGGCCGGGCGGGTCTCCGGCGGCGTGGACGTGTTCCTGGTGCTGTCGGGCTTCTTCTTCACCGGCATGCTCGTGCGCCGCGCCGACGGCGGTGCGGTGGGTGTGCTGAACACCGTGCGGCGGACCCTGCGGCGGCTGCTGCCCGCCATGGTGGTGGTGCTGGCCGCGGTCGTGGTGGCGACGGTGACGCTGCTGCCGCACACCCGCTGGTCGGATATCGCGGGCCAGACGGTGGCTTCGCTGTTCTACTACCAGAATTGGTATCTGGCGCTGTCCTGGTCGGATTACCTGGCGGCCGACCCGTCGGTGAGCCCGCTACAGCATCTGTGGTCGATGTCGGTGCAGGGGCAGATGTATCTCGCGCTGCTACTTGCGGTGGCGGGGGCGGCGTTCGCGCTGCGCCGGGCCGGGCGGCCCGGGCGGCTGCGGCTGGTGCTCGCGGTGCTCTTCGCGGTCGTCGGTGTGGCCTCGTTCTGGCATGCGGCCGACGGCGTTGCGACACAACAGGGCTGGAACTACTACGACACCTTCGCCCGCGCCTGGGAGCCGCTGGCGGGGGCGCTGCTGGCCCTGGCCGCGCCCTACATCCGGCTGCCGCGCGCGGCGCGAGAAGCGTTCGCGTGGACGGGGATCGCGGCCATCGCGTGCTGCGGATGGATGGTCAACGGCGTCCTGGTGTTTCCCGGCCCGGCCGCGCTGATTCCGGTATCGGCCACCGTCGCACTGATTCTCGCGGGCGCGGGCCGCGACACCGCGGATCAGCCGCTGGTCAATCGGGTGCTGGCCACCGGGCCGATCGTGCAGCTGGGCGGTTTCGCCTACGCCCTGTACCTGTGGCACTGGCCGATTCTCATCTTCTATCTGGGCGAACAGCATCAGCGCCGGGCGGGGGCGATCGGCGGGGCGGTGATCATCGTGGTGTCGCTGCTGCTGGCGTATCTGACCCACCATCTGGTCGAGGAGCCGCTGCGCGAGCGGTCCAAGCCCGCGACCCCGGCGCCGGGCCGGTTGATCGATCCGGCGCGCGCCCGCCTGATCGCGGGCGTCGCGGTCTCCACGGTCGGGGTGCTGCTGCTGGCGTCGACCGTGGCCTGGCAGTGGAACATGGGCGCGAAGGCGCATGCCGTCGGCGAGCTGGATCCGTCGAAATACCCTGGCGCGGCGGCGCTCACCGATCACGCGGTGGTGCCGCGCGCCCCGATGCGCCCGACCACCGAGGAAGCGCCCGCCGATATCGCCTACCCGACCCGCGACGGCTGCATCTCCGACTTCGATACGCGCGCGGTCGTCACCTGCACGTACGGTGATCACGAAGCGCATCGCACCCTCGCGGTGGTCGGCAATTCCCATGCCGAGCACTGGATTCCGGCCCTGCAGCTGCTCGGCGAGCAGTATCACTTCCGGGTGGTCGTCTATCTGAAGATGGGTTGCCCGCTGACGGTGGCCGAGGAGCCCATGTACAAGGGCCAGCACAATCCGGACTGCCGCGACTGGTCGGCCGAGGTGATCGACCGCCTCGGCAGCGAGCATCCCGATTTCGTGTTCACCACCGCCACCCGCCCCAGCGACAACGGCGGTGACGAGACCCCCCAGGACTACGTCGACGTCTGGTCGGCCCTCTCGGACCGCAACCTCCAGATCATCGGCATCCGCGACACTCCGTGGCTGCGCCGCAACGGAATCCGCTACCGCGCCATCGACTGCCTGGCCAGCGGCGGCAACCGCCTCGACTGCGGCATCAAGCGCGCCGACGCGCTCTCCCCGGAAAACCCCGCCGCCGCCCCCGCCGCCGCCTTCCCCAACCTGCACCTCATCGACCCCAACAACGCCGTCTGCGAACCCGCCGTCTGCGCGGTGGTCGAAGGCAACATCCTCGTCTACCACGACGAACACCACCTGACCGCAAGCTACGCCCGCTCTCTGGTCCCAGAACTGGGGCGCGAACTGCAGCCGATCCTCGGCTGGTGGTGA
- a CDS encoding ArsB/NhaD family transporter, which yields MTVALSIAVFTIAYILIASERVHKTIAALAGGGVVVLVGIVGSDDVFYSHRTGIDWNVLFLLLGMMIIVGVLRQTGIFEYVAIWAAKRAKGSALRVMILLVLITATASGFLDNVTTVLLIAPVTMLVCERLEVAPTPFLIAEVLASNIGGAATLIGDPPNIIIGSRAGLSFNDFFWNLTPIVLIELAVFTLLLPRLFRGSFEVDPERAADVMQLEEREAIRDPRLLVKCGIVLGAVFAGFFGHPVFHLEPSLVALLGAGVLVLISGLPQRDYLSAVEWETLLFFVGLFVMIGALVKTGVIGRLAKFATELTGRNALVATMLILVVSAVLSGVIDNIPYVATMSPLVAELVEHVDHPAQADALWWALALGADFGGNLTAVGASANVVMLGIAKRSDHPISFWEFTRKGIVVTAVTIVVAAPYLWLRYFAFA from the coding sequence ATGACCGTTGCCCTCTCGATCGCGGTCTTCACGATCGCCTACATCCTCATCGCCTCCGAACGCGTGCACAAGACGATCGCCGCGCTGGCCGGGGGCGGCGTGGTCGTGCTGGTCGGCATCGTCGGCTCCGACGACGTCTTCTACTCGCATCGGACCGGCATCGACTGGAACGTGCTGTTCCTGCTGCTCGGGATGATGATCATCGTCGGCGTGCTGCGCCAGACCGGCATCTTCGAGTACGTGGCGATCTGGGCGGCCAAGCGCGCCAAGGGTTCCGCGCTGCGGGTGATGATCTTGCTGGTCCTCATCACCGCGACCGCCTCGGGATTCCTCGACAACGTCACCACCGTGCTGCTGATCGCGCCGGTCACCATGCTGGTGTGCGAGCGCCTCGAGGTGGCTCCGACCCCGTTCCTGATCGCGGAGGTGCTGGCCTCCAATATCGGCGGCGCGGCCACCCTGATCGGCGATCCGCCCAACATCATCATCGGCAGCCGGGCGGGCCTGTCGTTCAACGACTTCTTCTGGAATCTGACGCCGATCGTGCTGATCGAGCTGGCGGTGTTCACGCTGCTGCTGCCGCGGCTGTTCCGGGGTTCGTTCGAGGTGGATCCCGAGCGCGCCGCCGATGTGATGCAGCTCGAGGAGCGGGAGGCCATTCGCGATCCGCGGCTGCTCGTCAAGTGCGGAATCGTGCTCGGCGCGGTTTTCGCGGGATTCTTCGGGCACCCAGTTTTTCATCTCGAACCGTCACTGGTGGCATTGCTGGGCGCGGGCGTGCTGGTGTTGATTTCCGGTCTGCCGCAACGTGATTACCTGTCCGCGGTGGAATGGGAGACGCTGCTGTTCTTCGTCGGCCTGTTCGTGATGATCGGGGCCCTGGTGAAAACCGGTGTGATCGGCCGATTGGCGAAATTCGCGACCGAACTCACCGGCAGGAACGCGCTCGTGGCAACCATGCTGATACTGGTGGTTTCGGCGGTGCTGTCGGGTGTCATCGACAACATCCCGTACGTGGCGACCATGAGTCCACTGGTGGCTGAGCTGGTGGAGCACGTCGATCATCCGGCGCAGGCGGACGCGCTGTGGTGGGCGCTGGCATTGGGCGCGGATTTCGGTGGCAATCTCACAGCAGTCGGGGCCAGCGCGAACGTGGTGATGCTCGGTATCGCGAAGCGCTCCGATCATCCGATCTCGTTCTGGGAATTCACCCGGAAGGGCATTGTGGTGACCGCGGTCACCATCGTGGTGGCCGCGCCGTATCTGTGGCTGCGCTATTTCGCATTCGCCTGA
- a CDS encoding CBS domain-containing protein, translating into MHAAQMAEEYPVIDLDSDAIDAAKLLAEHRLPGILVLDAKGKPHSVLPASQVVLFIVPKYVQDDSTLAGVLNESMCGQVVKRLRGKKVRDVIPERLTKIPAAKHDDNMVEVAALMAKYQSPLVAVQDGDRLLGVITSSRLLEVALAN; encoded by the coding sequence ATGCATGCCGCTCAGATGGCCGAGGAATATCCGGTGATCGATTTGGACTCCGACGCGATCGACGCGGCGAAGTTGCTGGCCGAGCATCGGCTGCCGGGGATTCTGGTGCTCGACGCGAAAGGGAAACCGCATTCGGTGCTGCCGGCCTCGCAGGTGGTGTTGTTCATCGTGCCGAAGTACGTGCAGGACGATTCGACGTTGGCGGGGGTGCTCAACGAGTCCATGTGCGGGCAGGTGGTGAAGCGGTTGCGGGGCAAGAAGGTCCGCGACGTGATTCCGGAGCGGCTCACCAAGATCCCGGCCGCCAAGCACGACGACAATATGGTCGAGGTCGCGGCGCTCATGGCGAAGTATCAGTCGCCGCTGGTGGCGGTGCAGGACGGGGACCGGTTGCTCGGCGTGATCACGTCCTCGCGGCTGTTGGAAGTGGCGCTCGCGAACTGA
- a CDS encoding metallophosphoesterase family protein: MGSSGETETGRVRIAAVGDLHLRDSIRGRFRPALLGLGAHADVLLLAGDLTNGGTLRDTDALCAEIADLPVPVVAVLGNHDHDRRLGYRIAVRLTDIGVHMLDGTAITLPVNGIRLGIAGVMGGSGGFPGHPGNPAEGSVEHRQRFRRGPADALRLRAALESLDCDLRIALMHFAPIVDTLVGEPPKIYPGLGCADLADAIDATDTALALHGHAHGGIESGRTPRGTEVRNVSHPVIRAPYRVYELTHPRDT, encoded by the coding sequence ATGGGCAGCAGCGGCGAGACCGAAACCGGACGGGTGCGCATCGCCGCGGTAGGCGATCTGCACCTGCGCGACAGCATCCGCGGCCGCTTCCGGCCCGCGCTGCTCGGCCTCGGCGCGCACGCCGACGTCCTGCTGCTGGCAGGCGATCTCACCAACGGCGGCACCCTGCGCGACACCGACGCCCTGTGCGCCGAGATCGCAGACCTGCCCGTCCCGGTTGTCGCCGTACTCGGCAACCACGACCACGATCGACGCCTGGGCTACCGAATCGCGGTGCGGCTCACCGATATCGGTGTCCACATGCTCGACGGCACCGCGATCACCCTGCCCGTCAACGGCATTCGCCTCGGCATCGCAGGAGTCATGGGCGGCAGCGGCGGATTCCCCGGCCACCCAGGCAATCCCGCCGAGGGCAGCGTCGAACATCGCCAACGCTTCCGCCGCGGCCCCGCCGACGCCCTGCGCCTGCGCGCCGCCCTCGAATCCCTCGACTGCGACCTCCGCATCGCCCTCATGCACTTCGCCCCCATCGTCGACACCCTCGTCGGCGAACCCCCCAAGATCTACCCCGGCCTCGGCTGCGCCGACCTCGCCGACGCCATCGACGCCACCGACACCGCCCTGGCCCTCCACGGACACGCCCACGGCGGCATCGAATCCGGCCGCACCCCACGCGGCACCGAAGTCCGCAACGTCTCCCACCCGGTCATCCGCGCCCCCTACCGCGTGTACGAGCTGACCCACCCGCGCGACACGTAA
- a CDS encoding carboxymuconolactone decarboxylase family protein produces MTRLTMPEAAPEVYQAWLAAEAAIRRGPLDATVRELVKIRVSQINGCLFCIDMHSTEARKAGETERRLWHLNAWRESALFSETERAALEYAEAATRLGPHGVSDEIWAAVEKHFDQGQRAGLVAVTAQINLWNRLGVPLRMEPLEP; encoded by the coding sequence ATGACGCGTTTGACCATGCCCGAGGCGGCGCCCGAGGTCTACCAGGCGTGGCTGGCCGCCGAGGCCGCCATCCGCCGCGGCCCCCTGGACGCCACCGTCCGGGAGCTGGTGAAGATCCGGGTCAGTCAGATCAACGGCTGCCTGTTCTGCATCGACATGCATTCCACCGAGGCTCGCAAGGCAGGCGAGACCGAACGCCGCCTGTGGCACCTCAACGCCTGGCGGGAGTCGGCGCTGTTCAGCGAGACCGAGCGGGCCGCGCTCGAATATGCCGAAGCCGCAACCCGACTCGGTCCGCACGGCGTGAGCGACGAGATCTGGGCCGCGGTCGAGAAGCACTTCGACCAGGGCCAGCGCGCCGGACTGGTCGCCGTGACCGCGCAGATCAACCTGTGGAACCGCCTCGGCGTGCCGCTGCGCATGGAACCGCTCGAGCCGTAA
- a CDS encoding acyl-CoA dehydrogenase family protein: MDFSFTAEQELLRDTVTEFLAARYPLEPSRAAARTGAGWQPEIWRGLAEEVGILGASLPESVGGIGGGPVETMIIAEALGAALVLEPYVDTVVVGGGLLRRSTGKRAEDLLSGIASGEVVTGFAALEPHSGYDYTEVATTAVRDGEDWLLTGEKTVVTTAPLATHLLVTAAADGDIALFVVDFDPADPPAGLTARPYRTIDERQAADLSFANLRLPADALLIPQAGAAIAATLDEAIAAVCAETVGAMRKVVADTVAYTKQRQQFGVPIASFQALQHRMVDMLLELEQAVAATYLVTLKLDAPAPERARAASAAKATIGRAARRIGQESVQLHGAMGMTEELAIGHFFKRLTAVQYEFGTTDQHIARYATLTRP; this comes from the coding sequence ATGGACTTCTCTTTCACCGCCGAGCAGGAGCTGCTCCGCGACACCGTCACCGAATTCCTCGCGGCCCGTTACCCGCTCGAACCCAGCCGGGCCGCCGCCCGCACCGGGGCCGGCTGGCAGCCGGAGATCTGGCGCGGATTGGCCGAGGAGGTGGGGATTCTCGGCGCGAGCCTGCCGGAGTCGGTGGGCGGCATCGGGGGCGGACCGGTCGAGACCATGATCATCGCCGAGGCGCTGGGCGCGGCCCTGGTGCTGGAACCCTACGTCGACACCGTGGTGGTCGGCGGCGGCCTGCTGCGCCGCAGCACCGGCAAGCGCGCCGAGGATCTGTTGTCGGGCATCGCCTCCGGCGAGGTGGTCACCGGATTCGCCGCGCTGGAACCGCATTCCGGCTACGACTACACCGAGGTCGCGACGACCGCGGTCCGCGACGGCGAAGACTGGCTGCTCACCGGCGAGAAAACGGTGGTCACCACCGCACCCCTGGCCACCCACCTGCTGGTCACCGCGGCCGCGGACGGCGATATCGCACTGTTCGTGGTGGATTTCGACCCCGCCGACCCGCCGGCCGGTCTCACCGCCCGCCCCTACCGCACCATCGACGAACGCCAGGCCGCCGACCTGAGTTTCGCGAACCTGCGCCTGCCCGCGGACGCCCTGCTGATCCCGCAGGCGGGCGCGGCCATCGCCGCCACCCTCGACGAGGCCATCGCCGCGGTGTGCGCCGAGACGGTCGGGGCCATGCGCAAGGTGGTCGCCGACACCGTCGCCTACACCAAACAGCGCCAGCAGTTCGGCGTCCCGATCGCGAGCTTCCAGGCGTTGCAGCACCGCATGGTGGACATGCTGCTGGAACTCGAACAGGCCGTGGCCGCAACGTATCTGGTGACGCTGAAGCTGGACGCCCCCGCCCCGGAGCGGGCCCGTGCCGCCTCGGCCGCCAAGGCCACCATCGGCCGCGCCGCCCGCCGCATCGGCCAGGAGTCGGTGCAGTTGCACGGTGCGATGGGCATGACCGAGGAACTGGCCATCGGCCATTTCTTCAAGCGCCTCACGGCAGTCCAGTACGAGTTCGGCACCACCGATCAGCACATCGCCCGCTACGCCACACTCACTCGCCCGTAG
- a CDS encoding acyl-CoA dehydrogenase family protein, protein MDLDWSAADLAFRDEVRGFLDEKLTDDLRRAGRLSTSVYPDHEASMAWQAILHERGWAAPAWPVKYGGCDWSLTQHYIFGRECTLAGAPNLSPMGIRMVSHAIMAFGTAEQKEYFLPRILTGEVFFCQGYSEPEAGSDLASLSMAAVADGEDFLVTGSKIWTTHATEANWIFALVRTSKQAKKQQGITFLLIDMRTPGIEIRPLVMTSGEQVQNQVFFDQVRVPQANVLGRVDDGWTVAKFLLNFERGGGAAAPALQVMAEELAQAATEQVGPNGGALIDDPAFSHKLADARLRADVLEILEYRTLALVSSGKDPGPAASTIKILGTELSQTLTELALEAAGPRGRAYQPHATMPGGPIADFTPPADGFVAGAEWQAVAALRYFNDRAGSIYAGSNEIQRNIIAKATLGL, encoded by the coding sequence GTGGATCTTGACTGGTCGGCTGCCGATCTGGCATTTCGGGATGAAGTGCGCGGTTTCCTCGACGAAAAGTTAACCGACGATCTGCGGCGGGCGGGGCGGTTGTCGACCAGCGTGTATCCGGATCACGAGGCCAGCATGGCGTGGCAGGCGATTCTGCACGAGCGGGGTTGGGCTGCGCCGGCGTGGCCGGTGAAGTACGGGGGGTGCGATTGGAGTCTGACTCAGCACTACATCTTCGGGCGCGAATGCACGCTCGCGGGCGCACCGAACTTGTCGCCCATGGGAATTCGGATGGTCTCGCACGCCATCATGGCGTTCGGCACGGCGGAGCAGAAGGAGTACTTCCTGCCCCGCATCCTCACGGGCGAGGTCTTCTTCTGCCAGGGCTACTCCGAGCCGGAAGCGGGTTCGGATCTGGCGTCGCTGTCGATGGCCGCGGTCGCCGACGGCGAGGATTTCCTGGTCACCGGCTCCAAGATCTGGACCACCCACGCGACCGAGGCCAACTGGATCTTCGCGCTGGTCCGCACCTCCAAGCAGGCCAAGAAGCAGCAGGGCATCACCTTCCTGCTCATCGATATGCGCACCCCGGGCATCGAAATCCGGCCGCTGGTCATGACCTCCGGCGAGCAAGTGCAGAATCAGGTCTTCTTCGACCAGGTCCGGGTGCCGCAGGCCAATGTGCTGGGCCGCGTCGACGACGGCTGGACGGTGGCCAAATTCCTGCTCAACTTCGAACGCGGCGGCGGCGCGGCGGCCCCGGCCCTGCAGGTGATGGCCGAGGAGCTCGCGCAGGCCGCGACCGAACAGGTCGGCCCGAACGGCGGCGCGCTCATCGACGATCCGGCCTTCTCCCACAAACTGGCCGACGCCCGCCTGCGCGCGGACGTGCTCGAGATCCTCGAATACCGCACGCTCGCACTGGTTTCCAGCGGCAAGGACCCGGGCCCGGCCGCCTCCACCATCAAAATCCTGGGCACCGAGCTGAGCCAGACGCTCACCGAACTCGCGCTGGAGGCGGCCGGCCCGCGCGGCCGCGCCTATCAGCCGCACGCCACCATGCCGGGCGGCCCCATCGCCGACTTCACCCCGCCCGCCGACGGTTTCGTCGCCGGCGCGGAATGGCAGGCGGTCGCCGCCCTGCGGTACTTCAACGACCGCGCCGGCTCGATCTACGCCGGCAGCAACGAGATTCAGCGCAACATCATCGCCAAAGCCACCCTGGGACTGTGA
- a CDS encoding Rpn family recombination-promoting nuclease/putative transposase, translated as MERLHSQQPKTDTLPAVIPMVVYAGSDGRRWNRPTRLADLIDIDPATRAALGDCLPNLRFLLDDLTTVDQSALRARNLTADTLLMMVLLATAPGNRHLAEELWPLSDDLRALWTAPTGKAELQCLIRYIFIVSETRESDLVPLIEQLGPEAREIIMTTADRLRAEGEAQGEARGRAELLIVQLSARFGELPAATVSRLRAADSGLLDVWAVRLLSAGSLAEVFGE; from the coding sequence CTGGAACGACTACATTCGCAACAACCCAAGACCGACACTCTGCCCGCCGTCATCCCCATGGTCGTCTACGCCGGCTCCGACGGCCGCCGCTGGAACAGGCCGACTCGGCTCGCCGACCTGATCGATATCGACCCCGCGACCCGCGCAGCACTCGGCGACTGTCTCCCGAACCTGCGCTTCCTCCTCGACGACCTCACCACCGTCGACCAATCCGCCCTCCGTGCCCGCAACCTGACCGCCGACACCCTCCTGATGATGGTGTTGCTCGCCACCGCCCCCGGCAACCGCCACCTCGCCGAAGAGCTGTGGCCCCTCTCCGACGACCTCCGCGCCCTCTGGACCGCCCCCACCGGCAAAGCGGAGCTCCAATGCCTGATCAGGTACATTTTCATAGTCAGCGAAACCAGAGAATCCGACCTGGTCCCTCTGATCGAACAACTCGGCCCCGAGGCGAGGGAGATCATCATGACAACCGCAGACCGCCTGCGCGCCGAAGGCGAAGCCCAGGGGGAAGCCCGGGGGCGGGCCGAATTGTTGATTGTGCAGTTGTCGGCGCGGTTTGGGGAGTTGCCTGCTGCGACCGTTTCGAGGCTGCGGGCGGCTGATTCCGGACTACTGGATGTCTGGGCGGTGCGTTTGCTGAGTGCGGGCAGTCTTGCTGAGGTGTTTGGGGAGTAG
- a CDS encoding nitroreductase family deazaflavin-dependent oxidoreductase, translated as MTAAALGARLLQTRWFVRAPILLFRARLGFLFGHRLLLLEHVGRKSGQPRYVALETVARPTPTTLVIASGFGSRAQWYRNLLAHPACHVTIAFHYRTPATARPLTPDETNSVLTEYQQAHPRAYHHLSAIIESAISDTIDNVPLIELTLSP; from the coding sequence ATGACCGCCGCAGCCTTGGGCGCACGCCTGCTGCAGACCCGCTGGTTCGTCCGCGCCCCGATCCTCCTCTTCCGAGCCCGCCTCGGCTTCCTCTTCGGCCACCGCCTCCTGCTCCTCGAACACGTCGGCCGTAAATCCGGCCAGCCCCGCTACGTGGCCCTGGAAACCGTCGCCCGCCCCACCCCCACCACCCTCGTCATCGCCTCCGGCTTCGGCTCCCGAGCCCAGTGGTACCGCAACCTCCTGGCCCACCCCGCCTGCCACGTCACCATCGCCTTCCACTACCGCACCCCCGCCACCGCCCGCCCCCTAACCCCCGACGAAACCAATTCCGTCCTCACCGAATACCAACAAGCCCACCCCCGCGCCTACCACCACCTCAGCGCCATCATCGAATCCGCCATATCCGACACCATCGACAACGTCCCCCTAATCGAACTAACCCTGTCCCCCTAA